Proteins encoded in a region of the Halorhabdus tiamatea SARL4B genome:
- a CDS encoding DUF2249 domain-containing protein, whose translation MPTTTLDLRDVPPPERHPKIHDAFENLESGEALQIVNDHEPKPLFYEFQAEVESFDADRYEVERRGDGEFLATLPKK comes from the coding sequence ATGCCAACCACAACACTGGACCTCAGGGATGTCCCGCCGCCGGAACGGCATCCGAAGATTCACGACGCCTTCGAGAACCTAGAGAGCGGCGAGGCCCTACAGATCGTCAACGACCACGAACCCAAGCCACTATTCTACGAGTTCCAGGCGGAAGTCGAGTCGTTCGACGCCGACAGATATGAAGTTGAACGCCGTGGCGACGGCGAGTTCCTCGCGACGCTCCCCAAAAAGTAG